In the genome of Neofelis nebulosa isolate mNeoNeb1 chromosome 8, mNeoNeb1.pri, whole genome shotgun sequence, one region contains:
- the SLC38A2 gene encoding sodium-coupled neutral amino acid symporter 2 isoform X2 encodes MKQTLILLTFVSIFSLYSVHLLLKTANEGGSLLYEQLGHKAFGLVGKLAASGSITMQNIGAMSSYLFIVKYELPLVIQALMNIEDTTGLWYLNGDYLVLLVSLVLILPLSLLRNLGYLGYTSGLSLLCMMFFLIVVICKKFQIPCPVEVALIINETVNSTLTQPTAFAPEMVFNVTDDDTCKPRYFIFNSQTVYAVPILTFSFVCHPAILPIYEELKGRSRRRMMDVSKISFFAMFLMYLLAALFGYLTFYEHVESELLHTYSTIMGTDILLLIVRLAVLVAVTLTVPVVIFPIRSSITHLLCAAKDFSWWRHSLITVSILAFTNLLVIFVPTIRDIFGFIGASAAAMLIFILPSAFYIKLVKKEPMKSVQKIGAVFFLLSGIVVMTGSMALIVLDWVHNAHGGGH; translated from the exons AATTCTCTTGACATTTGTGTCCATATTTTCCCTGTATTCTGTTCATCTCCTTTTGAAAACGGCCAATGAAGGAG GGTCTTTATTATACGAACAGTTGGGACATAAAGCATTTGGATTAGTTGGAAAGCTTGCGGCCTCTGGATCAATTACAATGCAGAACATTGGAG cTATGTCAAGCTACCTCTTCATAGTGAAATATGAGTTACCTTTGGTGATCCAGGCATTAATGAACATTGAAGATACAACTGG ACTGTGGTATCTGAACGGTGACTATTTGGTTTTGCTGGTGTCGCTGGTGCTCATTCTTCCTCTGTCACTGCTGAGAAACTTAG GATATTTGGGATATACCAGTGGCCTTTCCTTACTGTGCATGATGTTCTTTCTGATTGTG gtGATTTGCAAGAAATTCCAGATCCCTTGTCCTGTGGAAGTTGCCTTGATAATTAACGAAACCGTAAACAGCACCTTAACACAGCCAACAGCTTTTGCACCTGAGATGGTATTTAATGTGACTGATGACGATACTTGCAAACCACGTTATTTTATCTTCAACTCCCAG ACTGTCTACGCTGTGCCAATTTTGACCTTTTCATTTGTCTGTCATCCTGCTATTCTTCCCATTTATGAAGAGCTGAAAGG CCGCAGCCGTAGAAGAATGATGGATGTgtccaagatttcatttttcgcTATGTTTCTCATGTACCTGCTTGCTGCCCTCTTTGGATACCTGACATTTTATG AACATGTGGAGTCAGAATTGCTTCATACCTACTCTACTATCATGGGAACTGATATCCTCCTTCTCATCGTTCGGCTGGCTGTGCTAGTGGCTGTCACTCTGACAGTACCAGTAGTGATTTTCCCG ATCCGGAGTTCCATAACTCACTTGTTGTGTGCAGCAAAAGATTTCAGTTGGTGGCGTCATAGTCTCATTACAGTGTCTATCTTGGCGTTTACCAATTTGCTTGTTATCTTTGTCCCAACTATTAGAGACATCTTTGGTTTCATTG gTGCATCTGCAGCTGCTatgttgatttttattcttccatcTGCCTTTTATATCAAGCTAGTGAAGAAAGAACCTATGAAATCCGTACAGAAGATTGGG GCTGTGTTCTTCCTATTAAGTGGCATAGTGGTGATGACCGGAAGCATGGCCTTGATTGTTTTGGATTGGGTGCACAATGCCCATGGAGGTGGCCATTAA